The following nucleotide sequence is from Lacinutrix sp. Hel_I_90.
CTCAAATATAAAGAAAAAGCCTTTCAGTTAAATAATAAAACGGAAAGGCTTTTACAAGATTTCCGTCTTCACGGAAATGAAAAAATATTAATTCAATATCTTAAATTCACAACGTCTATTGATATCATATTCTTCTTCTGAACAAATACCTTCTTTATCACATTGGTTTAAGGGTTGTAATTCGCCATAACCGATGCTTCGTAAACGGTTTCTTTCAATACCCTGACTCACTACATATTCTAACGTAGATGCTGCACGACGTTTAGACAAGTCTAAATTGTATTGATCTGGGCCACGGGCGTCTGTGTGAGCGGAGACTTCTACTTCCATTTCAGGATATTTCTTCATTAAATCAACTAATGTATTTAATGTTTTTGCTGCATCTGGGCGGATCTTAGATTTATCGAAATCAAAGAAAATCTTATCTAATTTAATCTGAACATCGCCTTTTTCGGTTTCTTCTACTTGTGCTTCAGCATCTGCATATGATTCTAAAATAAGTTCAATATCATGCTGCACTTTTCCTTTACTATCTGTAGAAAACTCAACATCCTGAGGAATATAAGCCTTGCGCGTACCCCGAACTCTATATTTTTTATTTGGTTCTATTTTAAATAAGTATTTTGCCTCATCGCCTACTAAAGTATCGTGAATTACAGTCCCGGTTTCGTCCATTAAAGTAACTAAGGAACCGATTAGTAATGCTTTAGAATTCTTATCGGTTACCACGCCTTCCACCTGGTACTTGGTTAAATAGTTTTCTATTCTATCAACGGTAAAGATTCTATCTTTACCGCCACGATTAGTAGAGACATACCCTTTGTTCTCATTTTCTCGAATAACATAACTAAAGTCATCTAAATTACTATTAATTGAAGCGCCTAAGTTTACTGGTTTATCGAAATCTCCATTAACCATATTACTTCTAAAGAGATCTAAACCACCAAAACCTAAGTGACCAATTGAGGCGAAATACAAAACATCGTTTTCACTAATAAAAGGAAATTGCTCTCTGTGTTTTGTGTTTATTTTAGCCCCCAAATTTTCTGGTTCACCGTAGGTGCCATCTTCATTAACAGCTACTTTGTAAATATCAAAACTACCAAAACCGCCTTCCATATCACTTGCGAAATATAGTGTTTTACCATCCTTACTCAATGCTGGGTGCTCTGTACTGTAGTCATTAGCAGTGAATGGTAATGCGGTAACATTTGTCCATGCTCCATCTACTAATGTCGCTTTAAAGATTTTAATTTGTGCTACTCGGTTTTCTTTTGTTTTTGTTTTTGAAGCGTTTGTACGATTAAAATACATGGTTTTCCCATCACTACTAAAAACCGCATTACTTTCGTGAGAGTCTGTATTAATAGCATCAGAAAATGGCACCACATCTTTTAATTCTCCTGACTGCGTTAAGGTTGCGCTGTACAAATCTAAGTATGGCAATTCGTTCCAAGCATACGACGGATTATTTTCATTCCTTGCTGAAGCAAAAACTACTTTATCATCACCGTAGAAAGTCATTCCAAAATCCTGTTGTGAGTTTATGTTTTCTATTTGTTTCAACTCAAAGTTATGTGGTGTTGTTTTTCTGTTTTCTTCAACAAATGCCATTGTATTTACAGGTTTGCCGTAATAAAGACTTAAAAATTTATCTGCTTCATTATAATCTTCTACGCCTTTTAACGCTTGACCATATCTAAAATAGAATTCAATATCTATAGAATCTTTATAGGTAACAAAAAATTCGCGATAGGTTTTAGTCGCTTTTTGCATTTGATAGTTATAGTAATAACTATCCGCTAAATTTTGAAGCACTTCTTTAGAGCGGTCTTCTGATGTTTCATAAATGTTCGCGGCTTCTTTATAAGCTCTCATTTCGAAAAGCTTGTTTGCTCTCTTTAAACTGCCTTTTTGTGCTGTAGCCATTCCGCTAACAAATAAAAGGCAGGCAAGTATGTATAATTGTTTTTTCATAATTGTAGTCATTTAAATGGTTAGAAGAATCTTGGTGAACGGTCGTAGCCCCCTCTGAAGCCAAAGACATCTATATCGAACAACACAAATATTTCATGTGAGCCTGAATTGTAATCTCCTAAATTAGTTGTTGTATAATCGTAGGCATAACCCACTCTTAATTCTGGTGTAATTCTGAAGTTAACGAGTGCACTAACCGCATCATCTAACCTATACCCTAAACCTGCTTCTAAACGGTCATTAAATAATACGTTAGCTGTGAGATCTAAAGCCAATGGTGATCCTTTTACTGATTTTGCCATAAAAGCAGGCTTAAATTTCAAGTCTTTATTGATTTCAAAAACATAACCTCCTGTAAAAAAGTAGTGAATGTTTTGGACGCCTTCTGCGTTGATTCCGTTTTCAGACTCAATATGCTTTGTTGATAACATATTAGGTGCCGAGAGGCCTAAATAATAGTGGTCTGTAAAGTAGTAAGCACCTACGCCTACATTTGGAAATGCTTTACTTATGTTTTCATTAAACGCAACATCTGATGATTGGTCACCAGA
It contains:
- a CDS encoding type IX secretion system membrane protein PorP/SprF, which translates into the protein MKNLNRYYKIAVIVGLTLLSFQSHAQQDPQFTQYMYNMSVVNPAYATADEGMLNLGGLYRTQWVGLEGAPKTGSFFAHTPLNEKIEIGLSFTNDNIGDVVNENNIYGDFAYVLPVGLESKLSFGLKAGVTFFNANFSGFNLQSGDQSSDVAFNENISKAFPNVGVGAYYFTDHYYLGLSAPNMLSTKHIESENGINAEGVQNIHYFFTGGYVFEINKDLKFKPAFMAKSVKGSPLALDLTANVLFNDRLEAGLGYRLDDAVSALVNFRITPELRVGYAYDYTTTNLGDYNSGSHEIFVLFDIDVFGFRGGYDRSPRFF
- a CDS encoding OmpA family protein; translated protein: MKKQLYILACLLFVSGMATAQKGSLKRANKLFEMRAYKEAANIYETSEDRSKEVLQNLADSYYYNYQMQKATKTYREFFVTYKDSIDIEFYFRYGQALKGVEDYNEADKFLSLYYGKPVNTMAFVEENRKTTPHNFELKQIENINSQQDFGMTFYGDDKVVFASARNENNPSYAWNELPYLDLYSATLTQSGELKDVVPFSDAINTDSHESNAVFSSDGKTMYFNRTNASKTKTKENRVAQIKIFKATLVDGAWTNVTALPFTANDYSTEHPALSKDGKTLYFASDMEGGFGSFDIYKVAVNEDGTYGEPENLGAKINTKHREQFPFISENDVLYFASIGHLGFGGLDLFRSNMVNGDFDKPVNLGASINSNLDDFSYVIRENENKGYVSTNRGGKDRIFTVDRIENYLTKYQVEGVVTDKNSKALLIGSLVTLMDETGTVIHDTLVGDEAKYLFKIEPNKKYRVRGTRKAYIPQDVEFSTDSKGKVQHDIELILESYADAEAQVEETEKGDVQIKLDKIFFDFDKSKIRPDAAKTLNTLVDLMKKYPEMEVEVSAHTDARGPDQYNLDLSKRRAASTLEYVVSQGIERNRLRSIGYGELQPLNQCDKEGICSEEEYDINRRCEFKILN